Proteins from a genomic interval of Micromonospora sp. NBC_00389:
- a CDS encoding LytR C-terminal domain-containing protein → MRALVVVGLLGVLALAFVVTALIRDTQGTAGTAKGCPDGWPLADVTLRETKDVKINVLNATDEAGRAGSVADDFRNRKFQVQKVGNAPKGIDEVAVLRYGPEGVGSAHLLQAYFLNNAEPAYDEKRKGDTVDVVLGNRFQQLATTTEVNQSLGDLGAPVAPKGSCPAPVKKK, encoded by the coding sequence GTGCGAGCACTCGTCGTCGTCGGCCTGCTCGGGGTGCTGGCCCTGGCTTTCGTAGTCACTGCCCTGATCCGCGACACGCAGGGCACGGCGGGCACGGCCAAGGGTTGCCCGGATGGCTGGCCACTGGCCGACGTCACCCTGCGCGAAACCAAGGACGTCAAGATCAACGTGTTGAACGCGACTGACGAGGCCGGCCGGGCCGGCAGCGTCGCGGACGACTTCCGCAACCGCAAGTTCCAGGTCCAGAAGGTCGGCAACGCGCCCAAGGGGATCGACGAGGTGGCCGTGCTGCGGTACGGCCCCGAGGGCGTCGGCTCCGCCCACCTGCTGCAGGCGTACTTCCTCAACAACGCCGAACCAGCCTATGACGAGAAGCGCAAGGGCGACACGGTCGACGTGGTGCTGGGCAACCGCTTCCAGCAGCTCGCCACGACCACCGAGGTGAACCAGTCCCTCGGTGACCTGGGCGCCCCGGTGGCGCCCAAGGGCTCCTGCCCCGCCCCAGTCAAGAAGAAGTGA